In a single window of the Botrytis cinerea B05.10 chromosome 10, complete sequence genome:
- the Bcmcr1 gene encoding Bcmcr1 → MAARAVLQSHGSRAATVGLLTTAGVGLYAARSYFINDAYAESPESLEPPAVFSSWFGQSLRLENSESVNHNTKRLRFEFPNSGAKSGLVLTSSLLVVTWPKGKTFPTVRPYTPVSPLDQRGAIELLVKKYPDGKASGYLHGLSPGDSLYFAGSLKAYRWTPNQYSHITLIAGGAGITPCYQLIQGILSNPSDNTKITLIFGVNSDADVLFRKEFQELERNFGGRFKAVYTVSRPVDGSQYRKGYVTRELVEQVSGRPVEGEETKIFVCGPPAMENALLGASSFKSGKGGILEQLGYRKDQIHQF, encoded by the exons ATGGCTGCACGAGCTGTCCTCCAATCTCATGGGTCGAGAGCTGCGACTGTTGGCCTCCTGACTACTGCGGGCGTGGGATTGTATGCCGCTAGATCCTATTTCATAAATGATGCATATGCAGAATCACCAGAATCACTAGAGCCACCGGCAGTATTTTCCAGTTGGTTTGGTCAATCGTTGAGGCTTGAGAATTCGGAATCTGTGAACCATAACACAAAGCGTTTGCGTTTCGAGTTTCCTAACTCTGGTGCGAAGAGCGGGCTTGTGTTGACGT CTTCCTTATTGGTGGTTACCTGGCCCAAAGGAAAAACTTTCCCAACTGTCAGACCCTACACACCAGTGAGTCCACTTG ATCAACGCGGAGCCATCGAACTCTTAGTCAAGAAGTACCCAGACGGGAAAGCCAGCGGCTACCTCCACGGTCTCTCACCAGGCGACAGCCTCTACTTCGCCGGTTCTTTAAAGGCCTACCGTTGGACACCTAATCAATATTCGCACATCACGCTTATCGCTGGTGGTGCTGGTATAACGCCTTGCTACCAACTCATTCAAGGCATCCTCTCCAACCCTTCGGACAATACCAAAATCACGCTCATTTTTGGCGTTAACAGTGACGCCGACGTGCTCTTCCGAAAAGAGTTCCAAGAGTTAGAAAGGAATTTCGGAGGGAGGTTCAAAGCTGTGTATACGGTAAGCAGACCTGTGGATGGAAGTCAGTACCGCAAAGGGTATGTGACAAGGGAGTTGGTAGAGCAGGTTTCTGGACGGCCtgtggagggagaggagacgAAGATTTTTGTTTGCGGACCGCCGGCTATGGAGAATGCGTTGTTGGGGGCTAGCTCGTTCAAGAGTGGGAAAGGAGGCATCTTGGAGCAGCTGGGGTATAGGAAAGATCAGATACATCAGTTTTAA
- the Bcpho13 gene encoding Bcpho13, with protein sequence MASPKYLTGDQSAINHFIDQFDVFLFDCDGVLWSGDHIFPGTVETLELLRSKGKKVVFVTNNSTKSRTEYQKKLTALGIPSNVDEIFGSAYSSAIYISRILKLPAPKNKVFVLGESGIETELKTEGVEFIGGTDPAYRRDITPEDYKGIADGSLLDDDVGVVLAGLDFHINYLKLCHAYHYLRRGAVFLATNTDSTLPSNHTFFPGAGSISIPLINMIGKEPTALGKPNQAMMDSIEGKFQFDRKKTCMVGDRLNTDIKFGIEGKLGGTLAVLTGVSKKEEWEAENAPVVPAYYVDKLSDLRG encoded by the exons ATGGCTTCACCAAAATATCTTACTGGCGATCAATCTGCcataaatcattttattgaTCAATTTGAT GTCTTTCTATTTGATTGCGATG GTGTTCTTTGGTCCGGAGATCATATCTTTCCAGGGACGGTCGAGACCCTGGAATTGTTGAGATCCAAAG GCAAGAAAGTTGTCTTTGTAACAAATAATTCCACAAAATCGAGAACCGAATATCAGAAGAAGCTTACAGCCCTTGGTATACCAAGCAACGTTGATGAAATCTTTGGCTCAGCCTACTCCTCCGCAATTTACATCTCTCGAATTCTCAAACTTCCAGCGCCCAAGAATAAAGTCTTTGTTTTGGGTGAAAGTGGTATCGAAACAGAATTGAAAACAGAAGGAGTGGAATTTATTGGAGGAACAGATCCAGCATACCGTCGCGACATTACACCAGAAGATTATAAAGGAATCGCAGATGGCTCATTActcgatgatgatgttggcGTAGTTTTGGCTGGCTTAGATTTTCACATCAATTATCTCAAGTTGTGTCATGCTTACCATTATCTTCGTCGAGGTGCAGTATTCTTGGCTACGAATACCGACAGCACTTTACCATCAAACCACACATTCTTCCCTGGTGCTGGATCCATTTCAATTCCATTAATCAACATGATAGGAAAGGAACCAACGGCTTTAGGTAAACCAAACCAAGCAATGATGGATTCGATTGAGGGGAAATTCCAATTCGATCGTAAGAAGACATGTATGGTTGGAGATCGATTAAATACAGATATTAAGTTTGGTATTGAAGGAAAACTTGGTGGTACATTAGCCGTTTTAACGGGAGTCTCCAAAAAGGAGGAATGGGAGGCTGAAAATGCTCCAGTAGTACCTGCGTACTATGTTGATAAATTGAGTGATTTGAGGGGTTGA